Proteins found in one Oncorhynchus mykiss isolate Arlee chromosome 3, USDA_OmykA_1.1, whole genome shotgun sequence genomic segment:
- the LOC110509786 gene encoding zinc finger protein 658B isoform X1 produces MCQYKIPLKGMAMDSASVYMCFPCYQEFDTLEEVLAHQLTCTTENVGSGAPTPVSIPFLQTQQQIYTQPIAPSPAPQTKASVSSVLPSSGAPGLAMASPNKPSSGDQPKILYQCGDCDALFHSLILWQQHRKHGQCLQTKAGPTQPGPEETGSGSGSELAPEGEGKHSQAEVEVDLGPDEPNEPNSTDDQEGGGGRGRGRSQERAQQTQQEQDVVKSQLSAEKEEDGMSAEDISATLDHMYLPNATNRGQEGGEEEPETESVGESTGSKASEIQAQAAHSSTEAQSAPDSQSIPDPAPSQDPPDPAPSQDPPDPTPSQDPPDPVSSQDLPADNPEQTSYFYRIKAAKKLKPPSSLLCVDCGSSFGMVSELVTHRKSQHGLKEALHHCTVCGESFLNTTLFLYHRKQHKEKGKEGVIQTQAQGGQMQDADYQDYKIVTLQQEVVEEMVEESKEETAGVADSQNNGTEEQNQNETSSTSTVSTCAPVQVPKVVQSFLCAQCGASFSKEPELSAHRRDKHGLNEPLHHCSQCGQSFMNTTQYLYHRRQHRGEPGTGAGAATPPQGSPRAPKRMLSPPAASSSAASGSPAKIPAIRIRSINDLNENKDQGKEVNPVILKEEQEEKTVVGEQPDTNLPPPAKLMQDWSRTPLPHVCPHCGQTFTRRGFLRAHVFSHTGEKLFTCKVCQKSFASSPNLLRHSLTHMGTKPFPCSVCGKRFSQPGALKRHGLTHSQPKSRRRRSRWKKRTPEGEDGESQLFACPNCTARFQTDQQLQEHRLLHTSHPFPCSVCGEAFKRRKELDLHSLIHQDKEPVLCPHCSSQFLNQSVLDIHLQRCTSSEEDKTVGRGRGQGRGRSMGQVECDMCGHCCMTQEGLDLHRLSHTGQTPLRCPLSPCRRRFASSSALGEHIVAHCQGTMGKGRGSKRFHCQICGKDFAYTSTFNVHMRIHTDERPFECSTCGKRFRQLPHLKDHERIHSGLRPFCCWVCGKAFSVAGRLTEHARIHSGETPYTCHRCPSAFRSRSNLDKHIRLHDDGTGETTANDVEAEGARVLLSTGTGLGGEGESAVQTILLVQTDGTTEGVMVPAVPVSEHSSGAMFSGQAGSSQVVFLGGQAISVPSLSAIMEGHEIPSVTVVEGQDVPHTIEFILEETIS; encoded by the exons ATGTGTCAGTACAAAATTCCACTAAAAG GTATGGCGATGGATAGTGCCTCTGTGTACATGTGCTTCCCCTGCTACCAAGAGTTTGACACACTGGAGGAGGTGCTGGCCCACCAGCTGACCTGCACCACAGAGAATGTGGGGAGTGGGGCCCCCACCCCCGTCTCCATCCCCTTCCTACAGACTCAG cagcaGATATATACCCAGCCCATTGCTCCATCTCCTGCCCCTCAGACCAAGGCCAGTGTCTCCTCTGTGCTGCCCAGCTCTGGTGCACCAGGTCTGGCCATGGCTAGCCCAAATAAGCCTTCCTCAGGAGATCAGCCCAAGATCCTGTACCAGTGTGGAGACTGTGACGCCCTGTTCCACTCCCTGATCCTCTGGCAGCAGCACCGAAAACATGGTCAGTGTCTGCAGACCAAGGCAGGACCCACCCAACCAGGACCAGAAGAGACCGGCTCTGGATCTGGATCAGAACTGGCcccagagggagaggggaagcaCAGTCAGGCTGAAGTGGAGGTGGACCTGGGTCCAGATGAACCAAACGAACCAAACTCAACGGATGACCAAGAaggaggagggggcagaggaagaggaaggagtcAGGAGAGGGCACAACAAACCCAGCAGGAGCAGGATGTAGTGAAGTCTCAGCTGTCagcagagaaagaggaggatgggaTGAGTGCAGAGGACATATCAGCCACCCTGGATCACATGTATCTGCCAAACGCCACCAACAGAGGGCAGGAAGGAGGCGAGGAAGAGCCAGAAACAGAGAGCGTAGGGGAATCCACTGGATCTAAAGCCTCTGAGATCCAGGCTCAGGCAGCTCATTCATCTACAGAGGCCCAGTCTGCACCAGACAGCCAGTCCATCCCAGACCCCGCTCCCTCCCAGGACCCCCCAGACCCCGCACCCTCCCAGGACCCCCCAGACCCCACTCCCTCCCAGGACCCCCCAGACCCCGTTTCCTCCCAGGACCTCCCAGCCGATAACCCTGAGCAGACATCCTACTTCTACAGGATAAAGGCAGCCAAGAAGCTCAAGCCCCCGTCCAGCCTGCTGTGTGTGGACTGTGGCTCCAGCTTCGGCATGGTGTCTGAGCTGGTCACCCACCGCAAGTCCCAGCATGGCCTCAAGGAAGCCCTGCACCACTGCACCGTGTGTGGGGAGAGCTTCCTCAACACCACCCTCTTCCTCTACCACCGCAAGCAGCACAAGGAGAAAGGCAAGGAGGGGGTCATACAAACCCAGGCCCAGGGAGGACAGATGCAGGATGCAGATTACCAGGATTACAAAATAGTAACACTGCAGCAAGAGGTGGTGGAAGAGATGGTGGAAGAGTCTAAAGAGGAGACAGCGGGGGTGGCGGATTCCCAGAACAATGGAACTGAGGAGCAGAACCAGAATGAAACCTCCTCTACTTCCACTGTCTCTACCTGTGCTCCGGTTCAGGTGCccaaggtggtccagagtttccTGTGTGCCCAGTGTGGAGCCAGCTTCAGTAAAGAGCCAGAGCTCAGTGCCCACCGTAGGGACAAGCACGGCCTGAACGAGCCCCTCCaccactgttcccagtgtggCCAGAGCTTCATGAACACCACCCAGTACCTTTACCACCGACGCCAGCACCGCGGGGAACCAGGGACTGGGGCAGGAGCAGCCACACCCCCCCAGGGAAGCCCCCGCGCCCCCAAGAGGATGCTGTCTCCACCCGCCGCCTCGTCCAGTGCTGCGTCAGGCTCGCCAGCGAAAATACCTGCTATCAGGATACGCAGCATCAACGATCTCAATG AGAACAAAGACCAGGGTAAAGAGGTGAATCCAGTCATCCTtaaggaagagcaggaggagaagACTGTAGTGGGGGAACAACCGGACACCAACCTCCCTCCTCCAGCCAAGCTGATGCAGGACTGGTCCCGCACCCCTCTCCCCCACGTCTGCCCCCACTGTGGCCAGACCTTCACACGCAGGGGGTTCCTCCGCGCTCATGTCTTCAGCCACACCGGAGAAAAGCTCTTCACCTGCAAG GTGTGTCAGAAGTCGTTTGCGTCCTCTCCCAACCTGCTGCGCCACAGCCTGACCCACATGGGCACCAAACCTTTCCCCTGCTCCGTGTGTGGCAAGCGCTTCTCCCAGCCGGGCGCCCTGAAGAGGCACGGCCTCACCCACAGCCAGCCCAAATCCCGCCGCCGCAGGTCCCGATGGAAG AAGAGGACAccagagggggaggatggagaaagCCAGCTGTTCGCCTGTCCCAACTGCACTGCTCGCTTCCAGACTGACCAACAGCTGCAGGAGCACAG ACTGCTCCACACCAGCCACCCGTTCCCCTGCTCTGTCTGTGGAGAGGCCTTCAAACGCAGGAAGGAGCTGGACCTGCACTCTCTCATTCACCAAG ATAAGGAGCCAGTGTTGTGCCCCCACTGTTCCTCCCAGTTCTTGAACCAGTCAGTGTTGGACATCCATCTGCAGCGCTGTACCAGCTCAGAGGAGGACAAGACTGTGGGCCGTGGCCGGGGACAGGGACGGGGACGCTCCATGGGACAG GTGGAGTGTGATATGTGTGGTCATTGCTGTATGACCCAGGAGGGTCTGGACCTCCATCGGCTGTCCCATACGGGTCAGACCCCCCTGCGCTGCCCCCTGTCCCCCTGCAGACGGCGCTTCGCCTCCAGCTCTGCCCTCGGGGAGCACATTGTGGCCCACTGCCAGGGGACTATGGGGAAGGGCCGTGGCTCCAAGAGGTTCCACTGCCAGATCTGTGGGAAGGACTTTGCCTACACCTCCACCTTCAACGTCCACATGAGGATCCACACCGATGAGAGGCCCTTCGAG tgTTCTACGTGTGGGAAGCGTTTCCGCCAGCTGCCTCACCTCAAGGACCATGAGCGTATCCACAGCGGCCTGCGGCCCTTCTGCTGCTGGGTGTGTGGTAAAGCCTTCAGTGTGGCTGGCCGTCTTACTGAGCACGCCCGCATCCACAGCGGAGAGACGCCCTACACCTGCCACCGCTGCCCCTCAGCCTTCCGCTCACGCTCCAACCTCGACAAACACATCCGTCTCCACGACGACGGAACGGGTGAAACCACAGCCAACGACGTAGAGGCTGAAGGGGCGAGGGTGCTCTTGTCTACAGGGACAGGATTGGGTGGCGAGGGGGAGTCGGCGGTGCAGACCATTCTGCTCGTCCAGACGGATGGAACCACAGAGGGGGTGATGGTGCCGGCCGTGCCCGTCTCAGAGCACTCCTCTGGGGCTATGTTTTCTGGGCAGGCTGGGTCCTCCCAGGTGGTGTTCTTGGGTGGTCAGGCCatctctgtcccctccctgtcaGCCATCATGGAGGGACATGAGATCCCCTCGGTCACTGTGGTAGAGGGACAGGATGTACCACACACCATAGAGTTCATCCTAGAGGAGACCATCTCATAG
- the LOC110509786 gene encoding zinc finger protein 658B isoform X2, whose translation MCQYKIPLKGMAMDSASVYMCFPCYQEFDTLEEVLAHQLTCTTENVGSGAPTPVSIPFLQTQQIYTQPIAPSPAPQTKASVSSVLPSSGAPGLAMASPNKPSSGDQPKILYQCGDCDALFHSLILWQQHRKHGQCLQTKAGPTQPGPEETGSGSGSELAPEGEGKHSQAEVEVDLGPDEPNEPNSTDDQEGGGGRGRGRSQERAQQTQQEQDVVKSQLSAEKEEDGMSAEDISATLDHMYLPNATNRGQEGGEEEPETESVGESTGSKASEIQAQAAHSSTEAQSAPDSQSIPDPAPSQDPPDPAPSQDPPDPTPSQDPPDPVSSQDLPADNPEQTSYFYRIKAAKKLKPPSSLLCVDCGSSFGMVSELVTHRKSQHGLKEALHHCTVCGESFLNTTLFLYHRKQHKEKGKEGVIQTQAQGGQMQDADYQDYKIVTLQQEVVEEMVEESKEETAGVADSQNNGTEEQNQNETSSTSTVSTCAPVQVPKVVQSFLCAQCGASFSKEPELSAHRRDKHGLNEPLHHCSQCGQSFMNTTQYLYHRRQHRGEPGTGAGAATPPQGSPRAPKRMLSPPAASSSAASGSPAKIPAIRIRSINDLNENKDQGKEVNPVILKEEQEEKTVVGEQPDTNLPPPAKLMQDWSRTPLPHVCPHCGQTFTRRGFLRAHVFSHTGEKLFTCKVCQKSFASSPNLLRHSLTHMGTKPFPCSVCGKRFSQPGALKRHGLTHSQPKSRRRRSRWKKRTPEGEDGESQLFACPNCTARFQTDQQLQEHRLLHTSHPFPCSVCGEAFKRRKELDLHSLIHQDKEPVLCPHCSSQFLNQSVLDIHLQRCTSSEEDKTVGRGRGQGRGRSMGQVECDMCGHCCMTQEGLDLHRLSHTGQTPLRCPLSPCRRRFASSSALGEHIVAHCQGTMGKGRGSKRFHCQICGKDFAYTSTFNVHMRIHTDERPFECSTCGKRFRQLPHLKDHERIHSGLRPFCCWVCGKAFSVAGRLTEHARIHSGETPYTCHRCPSAFRSRSNLDKHIRLHDDGTGETTANDVEAEGARVLLSTGTGLGGEGESAVQTILLVQTDGTTEGVMVPAVPVSEHSSGAMFSGQAGSSQVVFLGGQAISVPSLSAIMEGHEIPSVTVVEGQDVPHTIEFILEETIS comes from the exons ATGTGTCAGTACAAAATTCCACTAAAAG GTATGGCGATGGATAGTGCCTCTGTGTACATGTGCTTCCCCTGCTACCAAGAGTTTGACACACTGGAGGAGGTGCTGGCCCACCAGCTGACCTGCACCACAGAGAATGTGGGGAGTGGGGCCCCCACCCCCGTCTCCATCCCCTTCCTACAGACTCAG caGATATATACCCAGCCCATTGCTCCATCTCCTGCCCCTCAGACCAAGGCCAGTGTCTCCTCTGTGCTGCCCAGCTCTGGTGCACCAGGTCTGGCCATGGCTAGCCCAAATAAGCCTTCCTCAGGAGATCAGCCCAAGATCCTGTACCAGTGTGGAGACTGTGACGCCCTGTTCCACTCCCTGATCCTCTGGCAGCAGCACCGAAAACATGGTCAGTGTCTGCAGACCAAGGCAGGACCCACCCAACCAGGACCAGAAGAGACCGGCTCTGGATCTGGATCAGAACTGGCcccagagggagaggggaagcaCAGTCAGGCTGAAGTGGAGGTGGACCTGGGTCCAGATGAACCAAACGAACCAAACTCAACGGATGACCAAGAaggaggagggggcagaggaagaggaaggagtcAGGAGAGGGCACAACAAACCCAGCAGGAGCAGGATGTAGTGAAGTCTCAGCTGTCagcagagaaagaggaggatgggaTGAGTGCAGAGGACATATCAGCCACCCTGGATCACATGTATCTGCCAAACGCCACCAACAGAGGGCAGGAAGGAGGCGAGGAAGAGCCAGAAACAGAGAGCGTAGGGGAATCCACTGGATCTAAAGCCTCTGAGATCCAGGCTCAGGCAGCTCATTCATCTACAGAGGCCCAGTCTGCACCAGACAGCCAGTCCATCCCAGACCCCGCTCCCTCCCAGGACCCCCCAGACCCCGCACCCTCCCAGGACCCCCCAGACCCCACTCCCTCCCAGGACCCCCCAGACCCCGTTTCCTCCCAGGACCTCCCAGCCGATAACCCTGAGCAGACATCCTACTTCTACAGGATAAAGGCAGCCAAGAAGCTCAAGCCCCCGTCCAGCCTGCTGTGTGTGGACTGTGGCTCCAGCTTCGGCATGGTGTCTGAGCTGGTCACCCACCGCAAGTCCCAGCATGGCCTCAAGGAAGCCCTGCACCACTGCACCGTGTGTGGGGAGAGCTTCCTCAACACCACCCTCTTCCTCTACCACCGCAAGCAGCACAAGGAGAAAGGCAAGGAGGGGGTCATACAAACCCAGGCCCAGGGAGGACAGATGCAGGATGCAGATTACCAGGATTACAAAATAGTAACACTGCAGCAAGAGGTGGTGGAAGAGATGGTGGAAGAGTCTAAAGAGGAGACAGCGGGGGTGGCGGATTCCCAGAACAATGGAACTGAGGAGCAGAACCAGAATGAAACCTCCTCTACTTCCACTGTCTCTACCTGTGCTCCGGTTCAGGTGCccaaggtggtccagagtttccTGTGTGCCCAGTGTGGAGCCAGCTTCAGTAAAGAGCCAGAGCTCAGTGCCCACCGTAGGGACAAGCACGGCCTGAACGAGCCCCTCCaccactgttcccagtgtggCCAGAGCTTCATGAACACCACCCAGTACCTTTACCACCGACGCCAGCACCGCGGGGAACCAGGGACTGGGGCAGGAGCAGCCACACCCCCCCAGGGAAGCCCCCGCGCCCCCAAGAGGATGCTGTCTCCACCCGCCGCCTCGTCCAGTGCTGCGTCAGGCTCGCCAGCGAAAATACCTGCTATCAGGATACGCAGCATCAACGATCTCAATG AGAACAAAGACCAGGGTAAAGAGGTGAATCCAGTCATCCTtaaggaagagcaggaggagaagACTGTAGTGGGGGAACAACCGGACACCAACCTCCCTCCTCCAGCCAAGCTGATGCAGGACTGGTCCCGCACCCCTCTCCCCCACGTCTGCCCCCACTGTGGCCAGACCTTCACACGCAGGGGGTTCCTCCGCGCTCATGTCTTCAGCCACACCGGAGAAAAGCTCTTCACCTGCAAG GTGTGTCAGAAGTCGTTTGCGTCCTCTCCCAACCTGCTGCGCCACAGCCTGACCCACATGGGCACCAAACCTTTCCCCTGCTCCGTGTGTGGCAAGCGCTTCTCCCAGCCGGGCGCCCTGAAGAGGCACGGCCTCACCCACAGCCAGCCCAAATCCCGCCGCCGCAGGTCCCGATGGAAG AAGAGGACAccagagggggaggatggagaaagCCAGCTGTTCGCCTGTCCCAACTGCACTGCTCGCTTCCAGACTGACCAACAGCTGCAGGAGCACAG ACTGCTCCACACCAGCCACCCGTTCCCCTGCTCTGTCTGTGGAGAGGCCTTCAAACGCAGGAAGGAGCTGGACCTGCACTCTCTCATTCACCAAG ATAAGGAGCCAGTGTTGTGCCCCCACTGTTCCTCCCAGTTCTTGAACCAGTCAGTGTTGGACATCCATCTGCAGCGCTGTACCAGCTCAGAGGAGGACAAGACTGTGGGCCGTGGCCGGGGACAGGGACGGGGACGCTCCATGGGACAG GTGGAGTGTGATATGTGTGGTCATTGCTGTATGACCCAGGAGGGTCTGGACCTCCATCGGCTGTCCCATACGGGTCAGACCCCCCTGCGCTGCCCCCTGTCCCCCTGCAGACGGCGCTTCGCCTCCAGCTCTGCCCTCGGGGAGCACATTGTGGCCCACTGCCAGGGGACTATGGGGAAGGGCCGTGGCTCCAAGAGGTTCCACTGCCAGATCTGTGGGAAGGACTTTGCCTACACCTCCACCTTCAACGTCCACATGAGGATCCACACCGATGAGAGGCCCTTCGAG tgTTCTACGTGTGGGAAGCGTTTCCGCCAGCTGCCTCACCTCAAGGACCATGAGCGTATCCACAGCGGCCTGCGGCCCTTCTGCTGCTGGGTGTGTGGTAAAGCCTTCAGTGTGGCTGGCCGTCTTACTGAGCACGCCCGCATCCACAGCGGAGAGACGCCCTACACCTGCCACCGCTGCCCCTCAGCCTTCCGCTCACGCTCCAACCTCGACAAACACATCCGTCTCCACGACGACGGAACGGGTGAAACCACAGCCAACGACGTAGAGGCTGAAGGGGCGAGGGTGCTCTTGTCTACAGGGACAGGATTGGGTGGCGAGGGGGAGTCGGCGGTGCAGACCATTCTGCTCGTCCAGACGGATGGAACCACAGAGGGGGTGATGGTGCCGGCCGTGCCCGTCTCAGAGCACTCCTCTGGGGCTATGTTTTCTGGGCAGGCTGGGTCCTCCCAGGTGGTGTTCTTGGGTGGTCAGGCCatctctgtcccctccctgtcaGCCATCATGGAGGGACATGAGATCCCCTCGGTCACTGTGGTAGAGGGACAGGATGTACCACACACCATAGAGTTCATCCTAGAGGAGACCATCTCATAG
- the LOC110509786 gene encoding zinc finger protein 658B isoform X3, whose translation MAMDSASVYMCFPCYQEFDTLEEVLAHQLTCTTENVGSGAPTPVSIPFLQTQQQIYTQPIAPSPAPQTKASVSSVLPSSGAPGLAMASPNKPSSGDQPKILYQCGDCDALFHSLILWQQHRKHGQCLQTKAGPTQPGPEETGSGSGSELAPEGEGKHSQAEVEVDLGPDEPNEPNSTDDQEGGGGRGRGRSQERAQQTQQEQDVVKSQLSAEKEEDGMSAEDISATLDHMYLPNATNRGQEGGEEEPETESVGESTGSKASEIQAQAAHSSTEAQSAPDSQSIPDPAPSQDPPDPAPSQDPPDPTPSQDPPDPVSSQDLPADNPEQTSYFYRIKAAKKLKPPSSLLCVDCGSSFGMVSELVTHRKSQHGLKEALHHCTVCGESFLNTTLFLYHRKQHKEKGKEGVIQTQAQGGQMQDADYQDYKIVTLQQEVVEEMVEESKEETAGVADSQNNGTEEQNQNETSSTSTVSTCAPVQVPKVVQSFLCAQCGASFSKEPELSAHRRDKHGLNEPLHHCSQCGQSFMNTTQYLYHRRQHRGEPGTGAGAATPPQGSPRAPKRMLSPPAASSSAASGSPAKIPAIRIRSINDLNENKDQGKEVNPVILKEEQEEKTVVGEQPDTNLPPPAKLMQDWSRTPLPHVCPHCGQTFTRRGFLRAHVFSHTGEKLFTCKVCQKSFASSPNLLRHSLTHMGTKPFPCSVCGKRFSQPGALKRHGLTHSQPKSRRRRSRWKKRTPEGEDGESQLFACPNCTARFQTDQQLQEHRLLHTSHPFPCSVCGEAFKRRKELDLHSLIHQDKEPVLCPHCSSQFLNQSVLDIHLQRCTSSEEDKTVGRGRGQGRGRSMGQVECDMCGHCCMTQEGLDLHRLSHTGQTPLRCPLSPCRRRFASSSALGEHIVAHCQGTMGKGRGSKRFHCQICGKDFAYTSTFNVHMRIHTDERPFECSTCGKRFRQLPHLKDHERIHSGLRPFCCWVCGKAFSVAGRLTEHARIHSGETPYTCHRCPSAFRSRSNLDKHIRLHDDGTGETTANDVEAEGARVLLSTGTGLGGEGESAVQTILLVQTDGTTEGVMVPAVPVSEHSSGAMFSGQAGSSQVVFLGGQAISVPSLSAIMEGHEIPSVTVVEGQDVPHTIEFILEETIS comes from the exons ATGGCGATGGATAGTGCCTCTGTGTACATGTGCTTCCCCTGCTACCAAGAGTTTGACACACTGGAGGAGGTGCTGGCCCACCAGCTGACCTGCACCACAGAGAATGTGGGGAGTGGGGCCCCCACCCCCGTCTCCATCCCCTTCCTACAGACTCAG cagcaGATATATACCCAGCCCATTGCTCCATCTCCTGCCCCTCAGACCAAGGCCAGTGTCTCCTCTGTGCTGCCCAGCTCTGGTGCACCAGGTCTGGCCATGGCTAGCCCAAATAAGCCTTCCTCAGGAGATCAGCCCAAGATCCTGTACCAGTGTGGAGACTGTGACGCCCTGTTCCACTCCCTGATCCTCTGGCAGCAGCACCGAAAACATGGTCAGTGTCTGCAGACCAAGGCAGGACCCACCCAACCAGGACCAGAAGAGACCGGCTCTGGATCTGGATCAGAACTGGCcccagagggagaggggaagcaCAGTCAGGCTGAAGTGGAGGTGGACCTGGGTCCAGATGAACCAAACGAACCAAACTCAACGGATGACCAAGAaggaggagggggcagaggaagaggaaggagtcAGGAGAGGGCACAACAAACCCAGCAGGAGCAGGATGTAGTGAAGTCTCAGCTGTCagcagagaaagaggaggatgggaTGAGTGCAGAGGACATATCAGCCACCCTGGATCACATGTATCTGCCAAACGCCACCAACAGAGGGCAGGAAGGAGGCGAGGAAGAGCCAGAAACAGAGAGCGTAGGGGAATCCACTGGATCTAAAGCCTCTGAGATCCAGGCTCAGGCAGCTCATTCATCTACAGAGGCCCAGTCTGCACCAGACAGCCAGTCCATCCCAGACCCCGCTCCCTCCCAGGACCCCCCAGACCCCGCACCCTCCCAGGACCCCCCAGACCCCACTCCCTCCCAGGACCCCCCAGACCCCGTTTCCTCCCAGGACCTCCCAGCCGATAACCCTGAGCAGACATCCTACTTCTACAGGATAAAGGCAGCCAAGAAGCTCAAGCCCCCGTCCAGCCTGCTGTGTGTGGACTGTGGCTCCAGCTTCGGCATGGTGTCTGAGCTGGTCACCCACCGCAAGTCCCAGCATGGCCTCAAGGAAGCCCTGCACCACTGCACCGTGTGTGGGGAGAGCTTCCTCAACACCACCCTCTTCCTCTACCACCGCAAGCAGCACAAGGAGAAAGGCAAGGAGGGGGTCATACAAACCCAGGCCCAGGGAGGACAGATGCAGGATGCAGATTACCAGGATTACAAAATAGTAACACTGCAGCAAGAGGTGGTGGAAGAGATGGTGGAAGAGTCTAAAGAGGAGACAGCGGGGGTGGCGGATTCCCAGAACAATGGAACTGAGGAGCAGAACCAGAATGAAACCTCCTCTACTTCCACTGTCTCTACCTGTGCTCCGGTTCAGGTGCccaaggtggtccagagtttccTGTGTGCCCAGTGTGGAGCCAGCTTCAGTAAAGAGCCAGAGCTCAGTGCCCACCGTAGGGACAAGCACGGCCTGAACGAGCCCCTCCaccactgttcccagtgtggCCAGAGCTTCATGAACACCACCCAGTACCTTTACCACCGACGCCAGCACCGCGGGGAACCAGGGACTGGGGCAGGAGCAGCCACACCCCCCCAGGGAAGCCCCCGCGCCCCCAAGAGGATGCTGTCTCCACCCGCCGCCTCGTCCAGTGCTGCGTCAGGCTCGCCAGCGAAAATACCTGCTATCAGGATACGCAGCATCAACGATCTCAATG AGAACAAAGACCAGGGTAAAGAGGTGAATCCAGTCATCCTtaaggaagagcaggaggagaagACTGTAGTGGGGGAACAACCGGACACCAACCTCCCTCCTCCAGCCAAGCTGATGCAGGACTGGTCCCGCACCCCTCTCCCCCACGTCTGCCCCCACTGTGGCCAGACCTTCACACGCAGGGGGTTCCTCCGCGCTCATGTCTTCAGCCACACCGGAGAAAAGCTCTTCACCTGCAAG GTGTGTCAGAAGTCGTTTGCGTCCTCTCCCAACCTGCTGCGCCACAGCCTGACCCACATGGGCACCAAACCTTTCCCCTGCTCCGTGTGTGGCAAGCGCTTCTCCCAGCCGGGCGCCCTGAAGAGGCACGGCCTCACCCACAGCCAGCCCAAATCCCGCCGCCGCAGGTCCCGATGGAAG AAGAGGACAccagagggggaggatggagaaagCCAGCTGTTCGCCTGTCCCAACTGCACTGCTCGCTTCCAGACTGACCAACAGCTGCAGGAGCACAG ACTGCTCCACACCAGCCACCCGTTCCCCTGCTCTGTCTGTGGAGAGGCCTTCAAACGCAGGAAGGAGCTGGACCTGCACTCTCTCATTCACCAAG ATAAGGAGCCAGTGTTGTGCCCCCACTGTTCCTCCCAGTTCTTGAACCAGTCAGTGTTGGACATCCATCTGCAGCGCTGTACCAGCTCAGAGGAGGACAAGACTGTGGGCCGTGGCCGGGGACAGGGACGGGGACGCTCCATGGGACAG GTGGAGTGTGATATGTGTGGTCATTGCTGTATGACCCAGGAGGGTCTGGACCTCCATCGGCTGTCCCATACGGGTCAGACCCCCCTGCGCTGCCCCCTGTCCCCCTGCAGACGGCGCTTCGCCTCCAGCTCTGCCCTCGGGGAGCACATTGTGGCCCACTGCCAGGGGACTATGGGGAAGGGCCGTGGCTCCAAGAGGTTCCACTGCCAGATCTGTGGGAAGGACTTTGCCTACACCTCCACCTTCAACGTCCACATGAGGATCCACACCGATGAGAGGCCCTTCGAG tgTTCTACGTGTGGGAAGCGTTTCCGCCAGCTGCCTCACCTCAAGGACCATGAGCGTATCCACAGCGGCCTGCGGCCCTTCTGCTGCTGGGTGTGTGGTAAAGCCTTCAGTGTGGCTGGCCGTCTTACTGAGCACGCCCGCATCCACAGCGGAGAGACGCCCTACACCTGCCACCGCTGCCCCTCAGCCTTCCGCTCACGCTCCAACCTCGACAAACACATCCGTCTCCACGACGACGGAACGGGTGAAACCACAGCCAACGACGTAGAGGCTGAAGGGGCGAGGGTGCTCTTGTCTACAGGGACAGGATTGGGTGGCGAGGGGGAGTCGGCGGTGCAGACCATTCTGCTCGTCCAGACGGATGGAACCACAGAGGGGGTGATGGTGCCGGCCGTGCCCGTCTCAGAGCACTCCTCTGGGGCTATGTTTTCTGGGCAGGCTGGGTCCTCCCAGGTGGTGTTCTTGGGTGGTCAGGCCatctctgtcccctccctgtcaGCCATCATGGAGGGACATGAGATCCCCTCGGTCACTGTGGTAGAGGGACAGGATGTACCACACACCATAGAGTTCATCCTAGAGGAGACCATCTCATAG